Proteins co-encoded in one Sporosarcina sp. FSL K6-1522 genomic window:
- a CDS encoding ABC transporter substrate-binding protein, producing the protein MEVKKLKKITLSLTSIALILLLSACNKEETNKVSIMLDWYPNAVHSFLYVAEEKGYFEEEGIELDIQFPANPTDPINLAAAGKVTMGITYQPDVIIARSEQDIDVKSVGVLVRSPLNHVAFLKESGIESPKDLEGKTVGYSGIPLNEAILETMMEADGADFNKVKMVDVGFELNSSLVSKKADAVIGAYINHEVPLLEYEGFPTGYIDPTDYGTPSFYELLVVTSDDTWKEEQQNIEAFWRAISKAFDDMDKDPEEALAILLKHQDEANFPLVEEVERESLSILLPKMRAAGTFGEQDEETWQLTADWMKETGLLTKEANLDGIFVNMK; encoded by the coding sequence AGAAACGAACAAAGTCAGCATCATGCTCGATTGGTATCCAAATGCTGTACATAGCTTCCTTTATGTCGCGGAGGAAAAGGGCTATTTTGAAGAAGAGGGGATCGAACTAGATATCCAATTCCCAGCCAATCCGACTGATCCCATCAATCTTGCCGCTGCAGGAAAAGTGACAATGGGCATTACCTATCAGCCGGACGTCATCATCGCACGTTCCGAACAAGATATCGACGTGAAATCCGTCGGCGTCCTCGTTCGTTCACCATTGAATCACGTTGCTTTTTTGAAGGAAAGCGGCATTGAATCACCGAAGGATTTAGAAGGAAAAACGGTCGGCTATTCAGGCATTCCTTTAAACGAAGCCATTCTTGAAACGATGATGGAAGCGGATGGCGCCGATTTTAATAAAGTGAAAATGGTCGATGTTGGTTTCGAATTGAATTCCTCCTTAGTATCAAAGAAAGCGGACGCTGTTATCGGTGCCTACATTAATCACGAAGTACCACTCCTGGAGTATGAAGGGTTTCCTACAGGCTACATTGACCCGACAGATTATGGCACCCCTTCTTTCTATGAACTGCTCGTTGTAACAAGTGATGACACTTGGAAGGAAGAACAACAAAACATCGAAGCCTTTTGGCGTGCAATCAGTAAAGCTTTTGACGACATGGACAAAGACCCAGAAGAAGCGCTAGCCATTTTACTGAAACACCAAGATGAGGCCAACTTCCCTCTCGTCGAGGAGGTCGAAAGAGAGTCACTATCTATCCTTCTACCGAAAATGAGGGCCGCTGGTACGTTTGGGGAACAGGATGAAGAAACATGGCAACTGACAGCCGATTGGATGAAAGAAACCGGTTTATTGACAAAAGAGGCGAACTTGGATGGAATTTTTGTCAATATGAAATAA